The Bacillus sp. SM2101 nucleotide sequence TTGTAGTGTGATATGGTATTGATCTATGAAGATGTTGCCTTCTTTAACTGTTGTAGATAAAACTGATACTTTGGATCGCTCGTATCCGTTGTTATCATATTCTTTTCACATTCAATACAAATAAATGTCTTATATAAATGAATTCCTTGATACTTTCTCTGTTCACATATTAAACACGTTTCCCCAATAAGTTGTTTTACTACAAGTGAACTCAACACCTCCACCTCCATACACTTATTATCATCAGTATTTTTAAAATTTATACATAATTTAGAATTTTGGCTACAGAATAATTGTTTTTACTATTTCTATTAGTGTATTTCTTTTTTAAAATAAATGTGTATGTCTATACGCAATAAGTACAACATATCTTTCAAATTTTTTAAGTCAACACATTCAAGGAAACTTGTACATTG carries:
- a CDS encoding sigma factor G inhibitor Gin, with protein sequence MSSLVVKQLIGETCLICEQRKYQGIHLYKTFICIECEKNMITTDTSDPKYQFYLQQLKKATSS